GAGCGCCGCGCGCGCGACTGGCCGGGCGCGGAGCTCCACGTGGCCGTGGAGGGCTTCAAGCACGACATGAACGTCGGGTCCGTGGCGCGCACCGCCAATGCTGCCGGTGCGGCGGGGTTCCACGTGGTGGCCGACCGCCGCTGGAACCGGCGCGGCGCGATGGCCACCGACCGGTACCTGGCGGTCCACCACCACGCGACCGCCACCGACCTCGTGGTCTGGGCGCGCGAGCGCGAGCTGCCGGTGGTGGGGCTGGACAACGCGCCGGGCGCCGCGGCCCTGGAGACGTCCGACCTGCCGGCCCGCTGCCTGCTGGTGGTCGGCTCGGAGGGGCCGGGCCTGTCGCCGGAGGTCGTGGCCGCCAGCGACCTGCTGGTGGAGATCGCGCAGTTCGGCTCCACCCGCTCGATGAACGCCGGTGCCGCCGCGGCCGTGGCGGTGCACGCGTGGCTGCGGCGGCACGCCTTCGGGCAGGTGCCTCCGGTCGGGTGATCGGAGGAGGCCGCCGCAGGTGATCGAAGTGCGGTCCTGAGGCAACGGTGTGAGCGTTCACAGCGGCCTCCGCCACGGGAGGTGGGGGCCGTGAGGAGCCCGACGTGCCACAGCCACCCACCCCGACCTCCGACCAGCCGGCGAGGGCCCGGCTGGCGGACCTCGCCTTCGACATCCGGTCGGTCATCGGAGCCCTGTTCCTGGTCTACGGCCTGGTCTGCCTCGTGTGGGGCCTGGTCTCCTTCCCGCCGGAGGCCGCCGAGAAGACCGGCGGGATCAACCTCAACCTCTGGGCGGGCCTGGGCATGCTCGTCATGGGCGCCGCCTTCGTCGTGTGGGTGCTCGCGAGCCCGCTCACCCAGGACGACCCCGCCGTCCGCGAGGCCCTGCACGCCTCCGGTGACGACGACGAGGCGGGGCAGCGGTGAGCGCCGTCCTGGCCTCCACCGCGCCCGTGCTGGCGGCAGGCACCACCGGCGCCACCCGCATCGACGCCAGCGCCGGCGACTACGTGCTGGTGGCGCTGTACTTCGTCGTCGTCCTGGGGATCGGGCTGCTCGCCCGCCGCAGGATCTCCTCCAGCCTCGACTTCCTGCTGTCGGGCCGCTCGCTGCCCGCGTGGGTCACGGGCCTGGCGTTCGTCTCCGCCAACCTCGGCGCCATCGAGCTGCTGGGGCAGGCCGCCAACGGCGCGCAGTTCGGCGAGCAGGCGTTCCACTACTACTGGATCGGCGCCATCCCGGCCATGGTCTTCCTGGCCCTGGTGATGATGCCCTTCTACTACGGCTCGAAGGTCCGCAGCGTGCCGGAGTTCCTCGGGCGCCGCTTCGACGCCAAGACCCAGCGCCTGCAGGGCCTGCTGTTCGCCCTCGCGTCCGTGCTGCTCGCCGGCGTCAACCTGTACGCCATGGCCATCGTGGTCAACGCCCTGCTCGGGCTGCCCACGTGGCTCGCCATCGTGCTCGCCGGCGTCATCGTGCTGGCCTACACCTTCCTCGGCGGCCTGTCGGCGGCCATCTACAACGAGGTGCTCCAGTTCTTCGTCATCGTCGCCACGATGGTGCCGCTGACGCTCGTCGGCCTGCACCGCGTGGGCGGCTGGGGCGGCCTCGTGCAGCGCCTCACCGACCAGGGCAGCGGCTCGATGCTGCAGGCCTTCCCCGGCAGCGACCTCACCGGCATCACCAACGGCGTCGGCTCCACGATCGGCGTGGTGCTCGGCCTGGGCTTCGTGACGTCGTTCGGCTACTGGACCACCAACTTCACCGAGGTGCAGCGGGCCTTCTCGGCGCGCAGCGCCTCCGCCGCCCAGCGCACACCGCTCATCGCGGCCTTCCCCAAGGTGCTCATCGCCCTGGTGATCATCGTGCCGGGCATGGTCGCCGCGGTGCTCGTCCCCGGCATCGAGGCGCTCAAGACGGGCGGTCCGAGCGGCGGGGTCACCTACAACGACGCCGTGCCCCTGCTGCTCGACGAGCTGCTGCCCAACGGCTTCCTCGGCGTGGCCCTCGCGGGCCTGCTCGCCGCCTTCATGGCCGGCATGGCCGCCAACGTCAGCTCGTTCAACACCGTGGTCACCTACGACCTCTGGCAGGACTGGGTGCGTCCCGGCCGCGACGACGCGCACTACCTGGAGGTCGGTCGCGCCGTCACCGTCATCGGGACCGCGCTGGCCATCGGCACGGCGTTCATCGCCGCCGGCTTCACCAACATCATGGACTACATCCAGACCCTGTTCTCCTTCTTCAACGTGCCCCTCTTCGCGGTGTTCGTCCTGGGGCTGTTCTGGAAGCGGATGACCGGCTCCGCCGGCTTCTGGGGACTGGTCAGCGGCACCCTCGGCGCCGTCGTCGTCTTCGTGCTCAACCAGACCGGAGCGCTCGCGCTGTCGGGGCAGGGCTCGAGCTTCCTCGGCGGTGGCGTCGCCACGGTGGTCGCCGTCCTCGTGGGCTGGCTGGTGTCGCAGGGAGGGCGCCCGAAGCCCGAGTCGGAGCTGCGGGGCCTCGTGTGGTCGCTGACCCCCGCCGCCGAGCGCGCGGTGCCCCGCGAGCCCGGCGTCCTGAGGTCCCCGGTGGTGCTGTCGGTGTCCGTGCTGGTGCTGGCAGGAGCGGGGTACGTGGTGTTCGCCGTCGTCTGAGCCGGTGGGAGGATCGGCGGCGAAGCATCCGACCAGGAGGAGTTCCCCCATGCCCATCGCCACCCCTGAGGTCTACGCGGAGATGCTGGAGAAGGCCAAGGCCGGCTCCTTCGCCTACCCGGCGATCAACATCACCAGCTCGTCCACCATCACCGCCGCCATCCAGGGCTTCGCCGAGGCCGGCAGCGACGGCATCATCCAGGTCTCCACCGGCGGCGCCGAGTACGCGTCCGGCTCGAC
This portion of the Quadrisphaera setariae genome encodes:
- a CDS encoding TrmH family RNA methyltransferase; the encoded protein is MEQRPAAGGPQEDDDERVRVVGVGPWEVEHGAPPPDDPRLDPQLLREGDRRNVVDRYRYWSEAAIRTDLAERRARDWPGAELHVAVEGFKHDMNVGSVARTANAAGAAGFHVVADRRWNRRGAMATDRYLAVHHHATATDLVVWARERELPVVGLDNAPGAAALETSDLPARCLLVVGSEGPGLSPEVVAASDLLVEIAQFGSTRSMNAGAAAAVAVHAWLRRHAFGQVPPVG
- a CDS encoding sodium:solute symporter family protein, which gives rise to MSAVLASTAPVLAAGTTGATRIDASAGDYVLVALYFVVVLGIGLLARRRISSSLDFLLSGRSLPAWVTGLAFVSANLGAIELLGQAANGAQFGEQAFHYYWIGAIPAMVFLALVMMPFYYGSKVRSVPEFLGRRFDAKTQRLQGLLFALASVLLAGVNLYAMAIVVNALLGLPTWLAIVLAGVIVLAYTFLGGLSAAIYNEVLQFFVIVATMVPLTLVGLHRVGGWGGLVQRLTDQGSGSMLQAFPGSDLTGITNGVGSTIGVVLGLGFVTSFGYWTTNFTEVQRAFSARSASAAQRTPLIAAFPKVLIALVIIVPGMVAAVLVPGIEALKTGGPSGGVTYNDAVPLLLDELLPNGFLGVALAGLLAAFMAGMAANVSSFNTVVTYDLWQDWVRPGRDDAHYLEVGRAVTVIGTALAIGTAFIAAGFTNIMDYIQTLFSFFNVPLFAVFVLGLFWKRMTGSAGFWGLVSGTLGAVVVFVLNQTGALALSGQGSSFLGGGVATVVAVLVGWLVSQGGRPKPESELRGLVWSLTPAAERAVPREPGVLRSPVVLSVSVLVLAGAGYVVFAVV